Proteins co-encoded in one Centropristis striata isolate RG_2023a ecotype Rhode Island chromosome 24, C.striata_1.0, whole genome shotgun sequence genomic window:
- the f10 gene encoding coagulation factor X, translating into MFWFHRLSLCLLLLHLAAAHVVFLDEEAANQVLTRRRRDNSLFEEFKQGNMERECMEERCSWEEAREIFEDKDKTDEFWAKYVDGDACEKRPCAHGGQCKDGIGSYTCYCLDGYQGYNCEIVIPELCDNNNGGCQHFCNVVRGGSQCSCADGYFLGSDDKSCESNEAFRCGGVIAEDVRTIFWYERQNTTEGNATGIDAMDQNTTGMNQMDLNANYTAQLLNSSVLFNNSSESQIDPKHLVLEELVRPQRAVMTRIVDGEDCPPGECPWQALLLNEDDRGFCGGTILNEYIILTAAHCMNETRFIYVKLGEFDVLVDHGNEAIHQVETIMTHNRYRPNTYNNDIALIKLTEPIKFSRYILPACLPQQDFAEKVLMRQPNGMVSGFGRLGEGRSTSTILQRLTMPYVDRLTCKESTQMRISPQMFCAGYDTIAKDACQGDSGGPHVTPYGNTYFITGIVSWGEGCARRGKYGIYTQVSKFIGWIREGTNKLMATGKSGNRVRRHHVPIKRLVL; encoded by the exons ATGTTTTGGTTTCACCGACTCTCCCTCTGCCTTCTGCTCCTGCACCTGGCCGCCGCTCACGTAG TATTCTTGGATGAGGAGGCGGCCAATCAGGTTCTGACCCGACGGAGACGAGACAACAGCCTTTTTGAGGAGTTTAAACAAGGAAACATGGAGAGGGAGTGCATGGAGGAGCGCTGCTCCTGGGAGGAAGCGCGGGAGATCTTCGAAGACAAAGATAAAACT GATGAATTCTGGGCCAAATATGTTG ACGGTGACGCATGCGAGAAGAGACCCTGTGCTCATGGCGGACAGTGCAAAGACGGGATCGGTAGCTATACCTGCTACTGCCTGGACGGGTACCAGGGCTACAACTGTGAAATCG TTATTCCTGAGCTCTGTGACAACAACAATGGCGGCTGCCAACACTTTTGCAACGTTGTCCGGGGAGGCAGTCAGTGCTCCTGCGCTGATGGATACTTCCTGGGATCAGATGACAAATCCTGCGAATCCAACG AGGCCTTCAGATGTGGCGGCGTCATCGCAGAAGACGTCCGGACCATTTTCTGGTATGAACGTCAGAACACAACGGAGGGGAACGCCACCGGGATCGACGCAATGGACCAGAACACCACCGGGATGAACCAGATGGACCTCAATGCCAACTACACTGCTCAACTGCTCAACTCGTCCGTGCTCTTCAACAACAGCAGTGAAAGTCAGATTGATCCAAAACACTTAGTTTTAGAAGAGTTGGTTCGCCCTCAAAGGGCGGTTATGACCCGAATTGTCGATGGAGAGGACTGTCCGCCAGGAGAATGTCCATGGCAG GCACTCCTGCTAAACGAGGACGATCGAGGGTTCTGCGGAGGAACCATCCTCAACGAGTACATCATCCTGACCGCCGCCCACTGCATGAACGAAACACGCTTCATCTATGTCAAGCTTG GTGAATTTGACGTGTTGGTGGATCACGGCAATGAAGCTATTCACCAAGTGGAAACTATTATGACCCACAATCGCTACAGGCCAAACACCTACAACAACGACATCGCACTCATCAAACTGACCGAACCCATCAAGTTCTCCAGGTACATCCTGCCGGCCTGCCTACCTCAGCAGGACTTTGCTGAAAAG GTGTTGATGCGGCAGCCAAACGGTATGGTCAGTGGTTTCGGCCGCCTTGGCGAGGGTCGGTCGACATCTACCATCCTGCAGCGCCTCACCATGCCCTACGTGGATCGGCTCACCTGCAAAGAATCCACCCAAATGCGCATCTCTCCACAAATGTTCTGCGCCGGCTACGACACAATCGCCAAGGACGCCTGCCAGGGTGACAGCGGCGGGCCGCATGTCACGCCCTACGGCAACACCTATTTCATCACGGGCATCGTGAGCTGGGGAGAAGGCTGCGCACGCAGGGGCAAATACGGCATCTACACCCAAGTGTCCAAGTTCATCGGCTGGATCAGAGAAGGCACAAATAAGCTGATGGCCACGGGGAAGAGTGGCAACCGAGTGAGGCGGCACCATGTCCCCATCAAGAGGCTGGTTCTGTAA